The following proteins are co-located in the Colletotrichum lupini chromosome 4, complete sequence genome:
- a CDS encoding cytochrome c oxidase assembly protein cox-16 — protein sequence MRWATRGYVITPVRPDDITRRGTCGQAKAGGASGSELKLSWELLETFSAKLKFPLLTSLNMAVFDSKKFQSSAATNTFAAKYRAQMAKRPFLLFGLPFVAVMVAGSFVLTPATAIRYEKYDRRVRQVTRDEELNMRRSARKVDMKEEYYRLAAKDIDNWEQKRVKRFAGEHDGIIGE from the exons ATGAGATGGGCGACGAGAGGTTACGTAATAACTCCGGTCCGACCAGATGACATAACGCGACGCGGCACGTGCGGACAGGCCAAGGCAGGTGGGGCCTCTGGATCCGAGCTCAAACTCTCTTGGGAGCTCCTGGAAACTTTCAGCGCAAAGCTCAAGTTCCCTCTCCTG ACGTCACTCAACATGGCCGTATTCGACAGCAAAAAGTTCCAATCCTCGGCGGCGACTAACACCTTCGCCGCCAAGTACCGAGCGCAAATGGCCAAGAGGCCATTCCTCCTATTCGGTCTGCCTTTCGTGGCCGTTATGGTTGCCGGTTCATTCGTCTTGACGCCAGCTACAGCGATCCGCTACGAAAAGTACGATAGAAGGGTGCGACAGGTTACCAGGGATGAGGAGCTGAACATGCGTCGGTCAGCACGCAAGGTGGACATGAAGGAGGAATACTAC CGACTTGCGGCCAAGGACATCGACAACTGGGAGCAGAAGCGTGTCAAGCGATTCGCCGGCGAACATGATGGCATCATTGGCGAGTAG